The following are encoded together in the Ranitomeya imitator isolate aRanImi1 chromosome 4, aRanImi1.pri, whole genome shotgun sequence genome:
- the LOC138674291 gene encoding gastrokine-1-like isoform X2, which produces MLLGFLAVFINPLHGDESFQYMGTGYNGENEYHTVNVNEQVKVVVFNVFSGRQSANAVFDYSQNIVAYHMPYKGICILAHMDIATFPGLGRINEWIHTRREKKKDLEELRKHYFVSNEQVYDLAQYGNAVESLCWGIPTYWAREDGTPKQSFGADGCAGIHLFCLHVGLCAGFHL; this is translated from the exons ATGCTCCTGGGCTTTTTGGCCGTTTTTATAAACCCATTACATGGAGATGAG TCATTTCAATATATGGGCACAGGATACAATGGAGAGAATGAATACCACACTGTGAACGTCAATGAGCAAGTCAAGGTGGTTGTGTTTAATGTCTTCTCCGGAAGACAGTCAGCCAACGCCGTCTTTGATTACAGCCAG AACATTGTTGCCTACCACATGCCCTACAAAGGAATCTGCATCTTGGCACATATGGATATCGCTACCTTTCCAGGTCTTGGACGGATAAATGAGTGGATTCACACCAGAAGG gagaagaagaaggatctGGAGGAGCTGCGTAAACATTACTTCGTGTCTAACGAACAAGTGTACGATCTTGCCCAGTATGGAAACGCTGTAGAAAGCCTTTGCTGGGGAATTCCAACCTACTGGGCACGCGAGGATGGAA CTCCCAAACAAAGTTTTGGTGCCGATGGATGTGCTGGCATTCACTTATTCTGCCTCCATGTTGGTCTCTGCGCAGGATTTCATCTGTAA
- the LOC138674291 gene encoding gastrokine-1-like isoform X1 encodes MCTMLMLLGFLAVFINPLHGDESFQYMGTGYNGENEYHTVNVNEQVKVVVFNVFSGRQSANAVFDYSQNIVAYHMPYKGICILAHMDIATFPGLGRINEWIHTRREKKKDLEELRKHYFVSNEQVYDLAQYGNAVESLCWGIPTYWAREDGTPKQSFGADGCAGIHLFCLHVGLCAGFHL; translated from the exons ATGTGCACAATG CTGATGCTCCTGGGCTTTTTGGCCGTTTTTATAAACCCATTACATGGAGATGAG TCATTTCAATATATGGGCACAGGATACAATGGAGAGAATGAATACCACACTGTGAACGTCAATGAGCAAGTCAAGGTGGTTGTGTTTAATGTCTTCTCCGGAAGACAGTCAGCCAACGCCGTCTTTGATTACAGCCAG AACATTGTTGCCTACCACATGCCCTACAAAGGAATCTGCATCTTGGCACATATGGATATCGCTACCTTTCCAGGTCTTGGACGGATAAATGAGTGGATTCACACCAGAAGG gagaagaagaaggatctGGAGGAGCTGCGTAAACATTACTTCGTGTCTAACGAACAAGTGTACGATCTTGCCCAGTATGGAAACGCTGTAGAAAGCCTTTGCTGGGGAATTCCAACCTACTGGGCACGCGAGGATGGAA CTCCCAAACAAAGTTTTGGTGCCGATGGATGTGCTGGCATTCACTTATTCTGCCTCCATGTTGGTCTCTGCGCAGGATTTCATCTGTAA